In the Oncorhynchus keta strain PuntledgeMale-10-30-2019 chromosome 29, Oket_V2, whole genome shotgun sequence genome, one interval contains:
- the LOC118362414 gene encoding TOG array regulator of axonemal microtubules protein 1-like isoform X3, protein MATLPGGLLTPTPSHRRADSLSMSNTWPNKRESSPQRRDPSPWKDISSDFSSSRCSPRPHRASLVSSSSASSFRQALSRTRTGLPISPSPGLLLPERGLSQNGQWSSPLAPSPSSLQDHLSERDLRLDLDHLSLQDQDQEEDPLDRQEMLNSLRSLRCSAAKKKAKVSLSGSDPDPDSPDSAMKLELALDSPSHNSPTVTSPASESGLSSLYSPPNTTLNGTKTSPGNSASSSTKPHIARVPSAKLRSSVSMDFSALQGFPLRDKIIPEVSVVGQRVTYSNGPMEPEEEDRTTEYSPPPSRLACREPIRALRTAKGSQSYSNRNSPATDMPEGVVGRGVFGSVVLSSRPGVAMSMEQGDCMTRLPSDPPAGIYGHAVPGNHLDPDDIPASEVARDKEKVRMTRFARDKMRQHRLEQQEGQVALGDRQRADRMRLRLRQVQNDVATEDTAAISNDFHLNGSMVTSTKADSLRDESPTSPQGSQSPIKCFSPPHQPSPPTVPANPGSTLPRLRRAPSLSRTRLSLSHSSDEMSPGIPSQKRDLTEQPELRPFSKPELALAQSFKLLNSDDWEKKIEGLTFLRGLTQYHSDILLNRLHDVCLALIQEVRNLRSGVSRVAVGAMGELYTALQKGMDQELEGTAKALLQKAGESNAFIRQDVDAALDSMVQHCTPTRSLNALLTSGLSHLNSVVRKCAGHHMANLMENIGAARLLSGVKDLTDRLLPAVTKLAQDSSQEARYQGRRMLLFLSLHSDFDKMLEKYIPAKDLAPIRDTVFTLKTKGLGEMPQDTPSARGRRSHPGSGTVRASSLNREPLKVVNRQSGQYNGRPQAHSIADKIEYIKQLTALLGSKDFRERIKGIDQLMVDCEHNPNMVISSIFPVFDAFKARLQESNSKVNLYALESLQKIVTVMKDNLAQVIYILVPAIVDNHLNSKNNAIYTAAIGAIHTLIQNLDNALLLQPFCTKAQFLSGKAKVDLIEKVADLVIELYPRKPQMVEQKALPLLWHLLGTSSHSGTVHGRGGSVRGATSNLCQALYTHMGPGLAEFAASQSANVHKSLNELMRTLSYP, encoded by the exons ATGGCTACACTCCCTGGGGGCCTGCTGACCCCAACACCGTCCCACCGCCGCGCTGACTCACTATCAATGTCCAACACTTGGCCCAACAAGAGAGAGAGCAGCCCTCAAAGACGAGACCCCAGCCCCTGGAAAGACATATCAA GTGACTTCTCATCCAGCAGGTGTTCTCCACGGCCTCACCGTGCTTCTCTGGTGAGCTCCTCATCTGCCTCGTCATTCCGACAGGCTCTGAGCAGGACGCGGACCGGGCTGCCTATCTCCCCATCCCCAGGCCTTCTCCTGCCAGAGCGGGGCTTGTCTCAGAATGGCCAGTGGTCTAGTCCTCTAGCTCCATCTCCATCCAGCCTGCAGGACCACCTGTCTGAGAGGGACCTTCGCCTAGACCTGGATCACCTCAGCCTGCAAGACCAAGACCAGGAAGAGGACCCCTTGGACCGGCAGGAG aTGTTGAACTCCCTGCGCTCTCTGCGCTGCAGCGCAGCTAAGAAGAAGGCCAAGGTGAGTCTGAGTGGCTCAGACCCTGACCCAGATAGCCCAGACTCAGCCATGAAACTGGAGCTGGCTCTGGACTCCCCCTCTCACAACTCCCCCACCGTCACCAGCCCAGCTAGCGAGAGCGGCCTCTCCAGCCTCTACTCACCCCCAAACACCACCCTCAATGGCACCAAGACCAG CCCTGGGAATTCTGCCTCCTCTTCAACAAAGCCTCACATTGCTAGAGTGCCTTCTGCTAAGCTGAGATCTTCcgtctccatggacttcagtgctCTTCAAG GCTTTCCACTCAGAGATAAAATCATACCTGAAGTGAGTGTGGTTGGTCAAAGAGTCACCTACTCGAACGGACCAATGGAACCTGAGGAAGAGGACAGGACTACAGAATACTCTCCACCCCCAAGTAGACTAGCCTGCCGTGAGCCAATCAGAGCCCTGAGGACTGCCAAAG GTTCCCAGAGCTACAGCAACAGGAACTCACCAGCCACTGACATGCCTGAAGGTGTGGTTGGCAGAG GAGTGTTTGGCTCGGTGGTTCTGTCCAGCCGTCCAGGGGTTGCCATGTCGATGGAGCAGGGCGACTGCATGACCAGGCTGCCCAGTGACCCCCCAGCTGGCATCTATGGCCATGCAGTCCCCGGCAACCATCTGGACCCCGATGACATCCCAGCCTCAGAGGTGGCCAGG gaTAAGGAGAAGGTGAGAATGACAAGGTTTGCTCGGGACAAGATGCGGCAGCACCGATTGGAGCAGCAGGAGGGCCAGGTTGCCCTGGGGGATCGCCAGAGAGCTGACAGGATGCGTCTGCGCCTCAGACAGGTGCAAAATGACGTGGCTACAGAGGATACAGCAGCCATTTCCAACG ACTTTCATTTGAATGGTAGCATGGTGACGTCCACCAAGGCTGACTCTCTCCGAGACGAGTCACCCACCAGCCCCCAGGGATCCCAGAGCCCTATTAAATGTTTCAGTCCCCCCCACCAGCCCAGCCCCCCCACGGTCCCTGCCAACCCCGGGAGCACCCTGCCCCGCCTGAGGAGGGCTCCCAGTCTCAGCAGGACACggctgtctctctcacacagctcAG ATGAGATGTCCCCAGGCATTCCCAGCCAGAAGAGAGACCTGACAGAGCAGCCTGAACTACGGCCCTTCTCCAAACCTGAGCTAGCACTGGCGCAGAGCTTCAAACTCCTCAACTCAGACGACTG GGAGAAGAAGATTGAGGGCCTGACCTTTCTCCGTGGTCTGACGCAGTACCATTCAGACATACTGCTTAACAGGCTGCATGACGTCTGTCTCGCACTCATCCAAGAG GTGAGGAACCTTCGTTCGGGTGTGTCCCGTGTTGCGGTTGGGGCAATGGGTGAGCTGTACACTGCTCTGCAGAAGGGCATGGACCAGGAGCTGGAGGGCACAGCCAAGGCTCTGCTGCAGAAAGCTGGGGAGTCCAACGCCTTCATCAGACAGGATGTGGATGCAGCGTTGGACAGCATGGTGCAACACTGCACCCCGACACGCAGCCTGAATGCTCTGCTCACCAGCGGCCTCAG TCACCTGAACTCTGTGGTGAGGAAGTGCGCGGGTCATCACATGGCCAACCTGATGGAGAACATTGGTGCTGCCCGCCTGCTGTCTGGAGTGAAAGACCTCACCGACCGATTACTACCTGCCGTCACCAAGCTGGCACAAGACTCCTCCCAGGAAGCTAG GTACCAGGGACGCCGGATGCTGTTATTTCTGTCACTGCACAGTGATTTCGATAAGATGTTGGAGAAATATATCCCTGCCAAAGACCTGGCTCCCATCAGAGACACTGTCTTCACACTGAAGACTAAG GGCCTGGGAGAGATGCCCCAGGACACCCCGTCAGCCAGGGGCCGGCGTTCCCACCCTGGCAGTGGGACAGTGAGGGCCTCATCTCTCAACAGGGAACCACTCAAAGTGGTCAACAG GCAGTCTGGGCAGTATAACGGAAGACCTCAAGCTCACAGCATTGCAGACAAGATCGAGTACATCAAGCAGCTCACAGCCCTGCTGGGTTCAAAGGACTTTAGAGAGCGCATCAAGGGCATCGACCAGCTAATGGTGGACTGCGAGCACAACCCCAACATGGTCATCAGCAGTATCTTTCCG GTGTTTGATGCCTTTAAGGCCAGACTGCAGGAGTCCAACAGTAAGgtcaacctgtatgctctagagTCTCTGCAGAAGATTGTCACTGTGATGAAGGATAACCTTGCCCAGGTAATCTATATCCTGGTCCCAGCCATCGTGGACAATCACCTCAACTCCAAGAACAACGCTATCTACACTGCTGCTATTGGAGCCATCCACACACTCATCCAAAACCTGG ATAACGCTCTCCTCCTCCAGCCCTTCTGCACCAAGGCCCAGTTCCTGAGTGGTAAGGCTAAGGTGGATCTCATAGAGAAGGTTGCAG ATCTGGTGATAGAATTATATCCCCGTAAGCCCCAGATGGTGGAACAGAAGGCGTTACCCCTGCTGTGGCACCTCCTGGGCACATCCAGCCACAGTGGCACTGTCCACGGCCGGGGTGGCAGCGTGCGGGGAGCCACCTCCAACCTGTGCCAAGCCCTCTACACCCACATGGGGCCTGGGCTGGCAGAGTTCGCCGCTTCCCAGTCTGCCAACGTCCACAAGAGCCTCAACGAGCTCATGAGGACCCTCTCCTACCCCTGA
- the LOC118362414 gene encoding TOG array regulator of axonemal microtubules protein 1-like isoform X1, with amino-acid sequence MIFGLISQELHEKLLDLKNYQNRTNGVEQLKNILFGLDLKPVPSDSIVEFINFLRRLLDDSNFKVLYGTLQVINLLIQKLDYNVDTYFKQLACVALKTLGDTRAVTRNEYMNVFRQLTRIVGPQKVLDLVIGHLRHKNSRVREDVINIITAAMLTHPRKDFNIPSLCFEVAPYLADSKKKVRHAALELFAVFDHCLDTGKKQPLMKAVNRVELNGDVEGLMAAVQARRARHILPRLSSDGMVEYALVIPKPGQRCSPQFGSGADLEWVLNGGRISSARSIRTEPDSDRLYHGYGSLGSLVDDLPLQRRIVSAGKGKNKLPWERSSLPSTVNTQPRSAPKGKSSDQVISEDCLSHTRKLSPETYVPSFGSAEPHKTLSSRRESPGRLRRSGSLDLDPDIFKSTNFSDTEGVVHKARLLPGTSGFEHTFSNPSAQGTFLLPSYPMATLPGGLLTPTPSHRRADSLSMSNTWPNKRESSPQRRDPSPWKDISSDFSSSRCSPRPHRASLVSSSSASSFRQALSRTRTGLPISPSPGLLLPERGLSQNGQWSSPLAPSPSSLQDHLSERDLRLDLDHLSLQDQDQEEDPLDRQEMLNSLRSLRCSAAKKKAKVSLSGSDPDPDSPDSAMKLELALDSPSHNSPTVTSPASESGLSSLYSPPNTTLNGTKTSPGNSASSSTKPHIARVPSAKLRSSVSMDFSALQGFPLRDKIIPEVSVVGQRVTYSNGPMEPEEEDRTTEYSPPPSRLACREPIRALRTAKGSQSYSNRNSPATDMPEGVVGRGVFGSVVLSSRPGVAMSMEQGDCMTRLPSDPPAGIYGHAVPGNHLDPDDIPASEVARDKEKVRMTRFARDKMRQHRLEQQEGQVALGDRQRADRMRLRLRQVQNDVATEDTAAISNDFHLNGSMVTSTKADSLRDESPTSPQGSQSPIKCFSPPHQPSPPTVPANPGSTLPRLRRAPSLSRTRLSLSHSSDEMSPGIPSQKRDLTEQPELRPFSKPELALAQSFKLLNSDDWEKKIEGLTFLRGLTQYHSDILLNRLHDVCLALIQEVRNLRSGVSRVAVGAMGELYTALQKGMDQELEGTAKALLQKAGESNAFIRQDVDAALDSMVQHCTPTRSLNALLTSGLSHLNSVVRKCAGHHMANLMENIGAARLLSGVKDLTDRLLPAVTKLAQDSSQEARYQGRRMLLFLSLHSDFDKMLEKYIPAKDLAPIRDTVFTLKTKGLGEMPQDTPSARGRRSHPGSGTVRASSLNREPLKVVNRQSGQYNGRPQAHSIADKIEYIKQLTALLGSKDFRERIKGIDQLMVDCEHNPNMVISSIFPVFDAFKARLQESNSKVNLYALESLQKIVTVMKDNLAQVIYILVPAIVDNHLNSKNNAIYTAAIGAIHTLIQNLDNALLLQPFCTKAQFLSGKAKVDLIEKVADLVIELYPRKPQMVEQKALPLLWHLLGTSSHSGTVHGRGGSVRGATSNLCQALYTHMGPGLAEFAASQSANVHKSLNELMRTLSYP; translated from the exons ATGATTTTTGGATTGATATCCCAAGAGTTACACGAAAAGCTCCTAGACCTCAAAAACTACCAAAATCGAACAAATGGTGTGGAACAGCTGAAAAATATCCTCTTTGGATTGGACTTGAAGCCAGTCCCCTCAGACAGTATTGTGGAGTTTATCAATTTTCTCCGCAGACTTCTAGATGACAGCAACTTCAAAGTTTTGTACGGCACTTTACAGGTGATAAACCTACTCATTCAGAAATTGGATTACAATGTAGACACATATTTCAAACAGTTAGCGTGTGTGGCTCTGAAAACCCTTGGGGACACCCGCGCTGTCACCAGGAATGAGTATATGAATGTGTTCAGGCAGTTGACTAGAATTGTAGGGCCACAGAAAGTGTTGGACCTTGTTATTGGACACCTGAGACACAAGAACTCCCGGGTCAGAGAGGATGTCATCAACATCATCACAGCAGCTATGCTCACCCACCCCAGGAAGGACTTCAACATCCCCAGCCTCTGCTTTGAAGTTGCACCATACCTGGCAGACAGCAAGAAGAAGGTCCGCCATGCAGCCCTAGAACTATTTGCCGTTTTTGACCATTGCCTTGACACAGGGAAAAAACAGCCCCTAATGAAGGCTGTAAACAGAGTTGAGCTCAATGGGGATGTGGAGGGTCTTATGGCAGCTGTGCAAGCAAGAAGAGCCAGACACATACTTCCCAGACTGTCCTCGGATGGAATGGTGGAGTATGCCCTTGTAATCCCTAAACCAGGACAACGATGCTCACCTCAGTTTGGGTCGGGAGCTGACCTGGAGTGGGTGCTCAATGGTGGGCGGATCAGCAGTGCCAGGAGCATCAGGACAGAACCAGACTCTGACAGGCTGTATCATGGTTATGGAAGCTTGGGCTCCCTTGTTGATGACCTTCCACTGCAGAGGAGAATTGTCAGTGCAGGCAAAGGGAAGAACAAGCTGCCTTGGGAGAGGTCAAGCCTCCCTTCCACAGTGAACACCCAGCCACGCAGTGCCCCTAAGGGGAAATCCTCTGATCAG GTCATCAGTGAAGACTGCCTGTCCCATACCCGGAAGCTGAGTCCGGAGACATATGTCCCCAGTTTCG gttctgcAGAGCCCCATAAAACCCTGTCCTCTAGGAGGGAATCCCCTGGACGCTTGAGAAGGAGTGGGAGCCTTGACTTAGACCCTGACATCTTTAAATCTACCAACTTCTCTGACACAGAGGGAG TGGTACACAAGGCCCGTCTCCTCCCTGGGACCTCCGGCTTTGAGCACACCTTTTCCAACCCCTCGGCCCAGGGCACCTTCCTACTGCCCTCGTACCCTATGGCTACACTCCCTGGGGGCCTGCTGACCCCAACACCGTCCCACCGCCGCGCTGACTCACTATCAATGTCCAACACTTGGCCCAACAAGAGAGAGAGCAGCCCTCAAAGACGAGACCCCAGCCCCTGGAAAGACATATCAA GTGACTTCTCATCCAGCAGGTGTTCTCCACGGCCTCACCGTGCTTCTCTGGTGAGCTCCTCATCTGCCTCGTCATTCCGACAGGCTCTGAGCAGGACGCGGACCGGGCTGCCTATCTCCCCATCCCCAGGCCTTCTCCTGCCAGAGCGGGGCTTGTCTCAGAATGGCCAGTGGTCTAGTCCTCTAGCTCCATCTCCATCCAGCCTGCAGGACCACCTGTCTGAGAGGGACCTTCGCCTAGACCTGGATCACCTCAGCCTGCAAGACCAAGACCAGGAAGAGGACCCCTTGGACCGGCAGGAG aTGTTGAACTCCCTGCGCTCTCTGCGCTGCAGCGCAGCTAAGAAGAAGGCCAAGGTGAGTCTGAGTGGCTCAGACCCTGACCCAGATAGCCCAGACTCAGCCATGAAACTGGAGCTGGCTCTGGACTCCCCCTCTCACAACTCCCCCACCGTCACCAGCCCAGCTAGCGAGAGCGGCCTCTCCAGCCTCTACTCACCCCCAAACACCACCCTCAATGGCACCAAGACCAG CCCTGGGAATTCTGCCTCCTCTTCAACAAAGCCTCACATTGCTAGAGTGCCTTCTGCTAAGCTGAGATCTTCcgtctccatggacttcagtgctCTTCAAG GCTTTCCACTCAGAGATAAAATCATACCTGAAGTGAGTGTGGTTGGTCAAAGAGTCACCTACTCGAACGGACCAATGGAACCTGAGGAAGAGGACAGGACTACAGAATACTCTCCACCCCCAAGTAGACTAGCCTGCCGTGAGCCAATCAGAGCCCTGAGGACTGCCAAAG GTTCCCAGAGCTACAGCAACAGGAACTCACCAGCCACTGACATGCCTGAAGGTGTGGTTGGCAGAG GAGTGTTTGGCTCGGTGGTTCTGTCCAGCCGTCCAGGGGTTGCCATGTCGATGGAGCAGGGCGACTGCATGACCAGGCTGCCCAGTGACCCCCCAGCTGGCATCTATGGCCATGCAGTCCCCGGCAACCATCTGGACCCCGATGACATCCCAGCCTCAGAGGTGGCCAGG gaTAAGGAGAAGGTGAGAATGACAAGGTTTGCTCGGGACAAGATGCGGCAGCACCGATTGGAGCAGCAGGAGGGCCAGGTTGCCCTGGGGGATCGCCAGAGAGCTGACAGGATGCGTCTGCGCCTCAGACAGGTGCAAAATGACGTGGCTACAGAGGATACAGCAGCCATTTCCAACG ACTTTCATTTGAATGGTAGCATGGTGACGTCCACCAAGGCTGACTCTCTCCGAGACGAGTCACCCACCAGCCCCCAGGGATCCCAGAGCCCTATTAAATGTTTCAGTCCCCCCCACCAGCCCAGCCCCCCCACGGTCCCTGCCAACCCCGGGAGCACCCTGCCCCGCCTGAGGAGGGCTCCCAGTCTCAGCAGGACACggctgtctctctcacacagctcAG ATGAGATGTCCCCAGGCATTCCCAGCCAGAAGAGAGACCTGACAGAGCAGCCTGAACTACGGCCCTTCTCCAAACCTGAGCTAGCACTGGCGCAGAGCTTCAAACTCCTCAACTCAGACGACTG GGAGAAGAAGATTGAGGGCCTGACCTTTCTCCGTGGTCTGACGCAGTACCATTCAGACATACTGCTTAACAGGCTGCATGACGTCTGTCTCGCACTCATCCAAGAG GTGAGGAACCTTCGTTCGGGTGTGTCCCGTGTTGCGGTTGGGGCAATGGGTGAGCTGTACACTGCTCTGCAGAAGGGCATGGACCAGGAGCTGGAGGGCACAGCCAAGGCTCTGCTGCAGAAAGCTGGGGAGTCCAACGCCTTCATCAGACAGGATGTGGATGCAGCGTTGGACAGCATGGTGCAACACTGCACCCCGACACGCAGCCTGAATGCTCTGCTCACCAGCGGCCTCAG TCACCTGAACTCTGTGGTGAGGAAGTGCGCGGGTCATCACATGGCCAACCTGATGGAGAACATTGGTGCTGCCCGCCTGCTGTCTGGAGTGAAAGACCTCACCGACCGATTACTACCTGCCGTCACCAAGCTGGCACAAGACTCCTCCCAGGAAGCTAG GTACCAGGGACGCCGGATGCTGTTATTTCTGTCACTGCACAGTGATTTCGATAAGATGTTGGAGAAATATATCCCTGCCAAAGACCTGGCTCCCATCAGAGACACTGTCTTCACACTGAAGACTAAG GGCCTGGGAGAGATGCCCCAGGACACCCCGTCAGCCAGGGGCCGGCGTTCCCACCCTGGCAGTGGGACAGTGAGGGCCTCATCTCTCAACAGGGAACCACTCAAAGTGGTCAACAG GCAGTCTGGGCAGTATAACGGAAGACCTCAAGCTCACAGCATTGCAGACAAGATCGAGTACATCAAGCAGCTCACAGCCCTGCTGGGTTCAAAGGACTTTAGAGAGCGCATCAAGGGCATCGACCAGCTAATGGTGGACTGCGAGCACAACCCCAACATGGTCATCAGCAGTATCTTTCCG GTGTTTGATGCCTTTAAGGCCAGACTGCAGGAGTCCAACAGTAAGgtcaacctgtatgctctagagTCTCTGCAGAAGATTGTCACTGTGATGAAGGATAACCTTGCCCAGGTAATCTATATCCTGGTCCCAGCCATCGTGGACAATCACCTCAACTCCAAGAACAACGCTATCTACACTGCTGCTATTGGAGCCATCCACACACTCATCCAAAACCTGG ATAACGCTCTCCTCCTCCAGCCCTTCTGCACCAAGGCCCAGTTCCTGAGTGGTAAGGCTAAGGTGGATCTCATAGAGAAGGTTGCAG ATCTGGTGATAGAATTATATCCCCGTAAGCCCCAGATGGTGGAACAGAAGGCGTTACCCCTGCTGTGGCACCTCCTGGGCACATCCAGCCACAGTGGCACTGTCCACGGCCGGGGTGGCAGCGTGCGGGGAGCCACCTCCAACCTGTGCCAAGCCCTCTACACCCACATGGGGCCTGGGCTGGCAGAGTTCGCCGCTTCCCAGTCTGCCAACGTCCACAAGAGCCTCAACGAGCTCATGAGGACCCTCTCCTACCCCTGA